From Anopheles coluzzii chromosome 3, AcolN3, whole genome shotgun sequence, the proteins below share one genomic window:
- the LOC120955211 gene encoding endocuticle structural glycoprotein SgAbd-3-like, producing the protein MMKLVVLLAVFSVIVGAQKQHQQQQQQHQQQQQQHHQQQSLPRYKEIPIVNLENVLEVDGKFRYSYEGGDGTRAAQDGQQIVVNNQVGTASQGQYTYQGDDGKTYSISYIADENGYRPVGDHLPTPPPVPAPIARALAHLATLPPSKDGPGRKF; encoded by the exons ATGATGAAGTTAGTAGTGCTATTAGCTGTGTTTAGTGTGATTGTTGGAGCTCaaaagcagcaccagcagcagcagcagcagcatcagcagcagcagcagcaacatcatcagcaacaATCGTTGCCGCGCTATAAGGAAATTCCGATCGTAAATCTCGAGAATGTGCTTGAGGTCGATGGCAAGTTTCGGTACAGCTACGAAGGTGGCGATGGAACGCGCGCAGCACAGGATGGTCAACAGATTGTGGTGAACAATCAGGTCGGGACTGCTTCCCAGGGCCAGTACACGTACCAG GGTGATGATGGAAAAACGTACTCGATCTCGTACATCGCCGATGAGAACGGCTACCGACCGGTCGGTGATCATCTCCCAACGCCACCACCAGTGCCTGCGCCGATTGCACGTGCCCTTGCGCATTTGGCGACGTTGCCGCCGAGCAAGGACGGCCCGGGCAGGAAGTTTTAA